One genomic segment of Paenibacillus sp. FSL H8-0332 includes these proteins:
- a CDS encoding ABC transporter substrate-binding protein: MKLRKAASFAIALTVVTGLLAGCSKGNSTNSAVKEDKGNGGTQTEQASKDVKLTFFNTSAEVNTVFEELFKKYHEQNPQVTIELIPTPIGGAQLEKFQSLLASGNPATIVNLDAGTILQYKDDFLDLEPEKAKYEELTNPGAIDGALLDGQFLGIPWTAQGYGLLYNKRAVEEGIGGAFDPASVKTRDDLEAVFKKIEASGKAPVMLHGADWSLGAHYLGLTYSLQSQKVEDNRKFVEELKNGQVKLTENPQFTGLMDTFDLLKKYNARKSDPLVADYNRDSADFAKGAAAFYFMGDWSWAVIGTLEGRDADFGILPLPISNNPEDFGNAQVAYSEPKLFAIDDSKSTPEQQEAAKAFIEWMVSSEDGQKAIITDMGLSMPYKDLKAQSTNIMSNAVSEYVKQGNIINIGVINYLPQDYWAKTGAAMQKYLVGNIDRQGLAQEVQDYWKSYAGK; this comes from the coding sequence TTGAAATTGAGAAAAGCTGCAAGCTTCGCTATCGCTCTGACGGTGGTCACCGGATTACTCGCAGGCTGTTCCAAGGGGAATTCAACGAACAGTGCTGTCAAGGAAGACAAGGGGAATGGGGGAACACAAACAGAGCAAGCCTCCAAGGACGTTAAGCTAACTTTCTTCAATACTTCTGCAGAAGTCAATACAGTATTCGAGGAGCTGTTCAAGAAGTATCATGAGCAGAATCCGCAGGTGACGATTGAACTGATTCCTACGCCGATCGGCGGCGCGCAGCTTGAGAAGTTCCAATCCCTGCTGGCCTCCGGCAATCCGGCGACAATCGTGAATCTGGATGCAGGCACCATACTTCAATATAAGGATGATTTTCTGGATTTAGAGCCGGAGAAGGCGAAGTATGAAGAGCTGACCAATCCGGGAGCCATCGACGGCGCATTGCTGGACGGACAATTCCTGGGTATTCCCTGGACTGCCCAAGGCTACGGTCTGCTGTACAACAAGCGTGCGGTAGAAGAGGGTATCGGCGGTGCCTTTGATCCAGCATCGGTGAAGACCCGTGATGATCTGGAAGCGGTCTTCAAGAAGATTGAAGCCTCCGGCAAAGCACCGGTCATGCTTCACGGGGCAGACTGGTCGCTCGGCGCCCACTATCTGGGATTGACCTATTCCCTGCAGTCGCAGAAGGTGGAGGACAACCGGAAGTTCGTGGAGGAGCTGAAGAACGGGCAGGTTAAGCTGACGGAGAATCCGCAGTTTACCGGACTGATGGATACCTTCGATCTGTTGAAAAAATACAACGCACGTAAGAGCGACCCGCTCGTTGCCGATTATAACCGTGACAGCGCAGATTTCGCCAAGGGAGCTGCCGCCTTCTACTTCATGGGAGACTGGAGCTGGGCGGTCATCGGAACGCTGGAAGGCCGCGATGCTGACTTCGGTATCCTGCCGCTGCCTATTAGCAATAATCCAGAGGATTTCGGCAACGCGCAAGTCGCCTACAGCGAGCCTAAGCTGTTCGCCATCGATGATTCGAAGTCTACGCCGGAGCAGCAGGAAGCCGCCAAAGCGTTCATCGAATGGATGGTCAGCAGCGAGGACGGCCAGAAGGCTATTATTACCGATATGGGGCTGTCCATGCCGTATAAGGATCTCAAGGCACAGAGCACCAACATCATGTCCAATGCCGTCAGCGAATATGTGAAGCAAGGGAACATCATCAATATCGGTGTGATTAATTACTTGCCGCAGGATTACTGGGCCAAGACCGGCGCTGCGATGCAGAAGTATCTGGTAGGCAATATCGACCGCCAGGGGCTTGCGCAGGAGGTTCAGGATTACTGGAAATCATATGCAGGGAAATAG
- a CDS encoding sugar ABC transporter permease, with protein MNKKLSLKNAGTFLVFGGPSIFAFAAVVIIPFIVGLYLTFTNWDVRTGDSSLIGFTNYLEVFRDKVFLQQLWFTLKYVFFTVVIANVFAFFIALALTRGGRGEQWLRTGFFTPNLVGGIVLGYLWQTLFSQVLPYLGAKYGWELFQTSWLTNTGTAFWALIIATAWQLVGYLMIIYIAGFTGVPNDVLEAASIDGAGRTSVIRRIILPLTVPAIVICIFISLSRSFLTYDINLALTKGGPFNSTELATYHIVQKAFLSNQYGVGQAEAVVLFAVVAIIALTQSYLLKKLEVES; from the coding sequence ATGAACAAAAAGCTATCACTGAAGAATGCGGGGACGTTTCTGGTCTTCGGAGGTCCCTCGATCTTCGCTTTTGCCGCCGTTGTGATTATACCGTTCATCGTCGGCTTATATTTGACCTTCACGAACTGGGATGTCCGGACAGGCGACAGCAGCCTGATCGGCTTCACGAATTATCTGGAGGTATTCAGGGATAAGGTGTTCCTTCAGCAGCTGTGGTTCACCCTGAAGTATGTCTTCTTCACCGTGGTGATTGCCAATGTGTTCGCTTTCTTCATCGCACTCGCCCTGACGAGAGGCGGGAGAGGGGAACAATGGCTGCGCACAGGCTTCTTCACACCCAATCTGGTCGGCGGGATCGTACTCGGATACCTGTGGCAGACGCTTTTCTCACAGGTGCTGCCTTACCTTGGTGCGAAATACGGCTGGGAGCTGTTTCAGACCTCATGGCTGACGAATACGGGGACGGCATTCTGGGCGCTGATCATTGCAACTGCCTGGCAGCTGGTCGGGTATCTGATGATCATTTATATCGCGGGCTTCACCGGCGTTCCGAATGATGTGCTGGAGGCGGCGAGCATCGACGGAGCGGGACGGACTTCAGTGATTCGCAGAATCATCCTGCCGCTGACGGTTCCTGCGATCGTCATCTGTATTTTCATCTCCCTGTCCCGATCCTTCTTAACGTATGACATCAACCTGGCCTTAACCAAGGGCGGACCGTTCAATTCAACGGAGCTGGCCACCTACCATATCGTGCAAAAAGCCTTCTTGTCCAATCAATACGGTGTCGGCCAGGCAGAGGCAGTCGTTCTGTTCGCTGTCGTAGCGATTATCGCCTTGACGCAATCCTATCTGCTGAAGAAGCTGGAGGTGGAATCTTAA
- a CDS encoding response regulator, with amino-acid sequence MKRREKLILQILLVDDEQYVVDDLELAFPWQDFGIDKVYKAYSGAQAMQMIGQYPVDIVITDIAMPGMSGLELVKQVRGTHRRIKCILLTGYAEFEYAREALQYGVVEYLVKPLDHEKLRTALESTIKTIKKEIDRTASYEQAMLAFREHLPALKDKLLAELIQGKSYPQERLKDKLSGYQIDFQVNDRVFLILIRLEEHFTNFGLDSQLLFEYAVTNIACELLGPCFEMWHGRDAYENLVFIVKSNEAGAVDQGKILKQLTHNTHQLHSSVNEYLNGGISVILSYPGEFPLDLRAMYEDSQSALRQQVGNDQGYFISLTDKQKSSPVQPLKDLYASPTLMHLLETGQWQGYKERLQQMRELSNSLPAYNEEYIEEIRTMILGSFHYIAHKNHSLLSDLVGRELLDKTLFRSMSQLVSWGEALVDTLQGKLERDTQNNRMGIVKEMQSCIAANLAEASQQFVADAVSLHPAYVSRLFKQVSGISISEYILNRKMEQAVASLRDSELKIYEISEQLGYANSQYFIKVFKEQFGMTPQDYRGKL; translated from the coding sequence TTGAAAAGGAGGGAGAAGCTCATTCTGCAAATTCTGCTGGTAGATGACGAACAATATGTCGTAGATGATCTGGAGCTTGCTTTTCCATGGCAGGACTTCGGGATTGACAAAGTATACAAAGCCTACTCCGGCGCCCAGGCCATGCAGATGATCGGGCAATACCCGGTGGATATAGTCATTACGGATATTGCCATGCCGGGGATGAGCGGGCTGGAGCTGGTGAAGCAGGTACGGGGGACCCACCGGAGAATCAAGTGTATTCTGCTAACCGGCTATGCCGAGTTCGAATATGCAAGGGAAGCCCTCCAGTATGGGGTGGTAGAGTATCTCGTCAAGCCGCTGGATCATGAGAAGCTGCGGACGGCTCTGGAGAGCACAATTAAGACTATTAAGAAGGAAATCGACCGGACGGCATCTTATGAGCAGGCGATGCTGGCCTTCCGTGAGCATCTTCCGGCGCTGAAGGATAAGCTGCTGGCCGAGCTGATTCAGGGCAAGTCTTATCCGCAGGAACGGCTGAAGGACAAGCTGAGCGGGTATCAGATCGATTTTCAAGTGAACGACCGGGTCTTCCTGATTCTGATCCGTCTGGAGGAGCATTTCACGAACTTCGGGCTGGATAGCCAATTGCTCTTTGAATACGCGGTGACGAACATTGCCTGCGAGCTGCTGGGCCCTTGCTTCGAGATGTGGCATGGCCGGGATGCTTACGAGAACCTGGTGTTTATTGTGAAGAGCAATGAAGCTGGGGCGGTTGACCAGGGCAAGATTCTGAAGCAGCTAACCCATAATACCCATCAGCTGCACAGCAGTGTGAATGAATATCTGAATGGTGGAATCTCGGTGATTCTGTCCTACCCGGGCGAATTCCCGCTGGATCTCCGCGCCATGTATGAGGATTCCCAGTCGGCGTTAAGACAGCAAGTGGGCAATGACCAGGGCTATTTCATCTCCTTGACAGACAAGCAGAAGAGCTCGCCGGTCCAGCCGCTCAAGGACTTATATGCTTCTCCGACACTGATGCATCTGCTGGAGACCGGCCAGTGGCAGGGGTATAAGGAACGGCTGCAGCAGATGAGAGAGCTCAGCAACAGCCTTCCGGCCTATAATGAAGAATATATTGAGGAGATCCGCACCATGATTCTCGGCTCCTTTCACTATATTGCCCATAAGAATCATAGCCTGCTGTCCGATCTGGTCGGGCGGGAGCTGCTGGATAAGACTCTCTTCCGTTCCATGTCCCAACTGGTCAGCTGGGGTGAGGCGCTGGTGGATACCCTGCAGGGCAAGCTCGAACGGGATACACAGAATAATCGGATGGGCATCGTCAAGGAGATGCAGAGCTGTATCGCGGCTAATCTGGCAGAGGCCAGCCAGCAATTCGTTGCGGACGCGGTCTCGCTCCATCCGGCATATGTCTCCAGACTGTTCAAGCAGGTCAGCGGGATCAGCATCAGTGAGTATATCCTGAATAGGAAGATGGAGCAGGCCGTAGCAAGCCTCCGGGATTCCGAACTGAAAATCTATGAGATCTCCGAGCAGCTCGGCTACGCCAACAGCCAATATTTCATCAAAGTGTTTAAGGAGCAGTTCGGCATGACGCCCCAGGATTACCGGGGGAAGCTGTAA
- a CDS encoding extracellular solute-binding protein has protein sequence MIKKMKFSAAAVLSTVMLGSLLAGCGGNADNKKAEGDNKPAASEDAMYSAPFENGKYTEPVTISTVFPIASSLKFKNGENIENNVHTKWAKDTLGIDIKYLWTVSDQNNAYETKLRLMLTSGEKMPDIISFRGSPSLISDLIDSGQFTDAGELFDKYASDIYKKAMAEEPTVWNPYMRDGKRMGIPILENAYNNDPVMYIREDWLKKLNLKAPTNLAELETVLDAFTNQDPDGNGKKDTTGLAVGFKNNLNTWMSEAGWVFGMFGAMPNQWNKTADNQLAYGSVQPEMKEGLATMQKWMKAGYISSESGLYDENKATEAFTAGKSGIIVGPYWMTGWPLPDLQKNVPGAVHKAYPLPAGPDGKVGRHGTKIASGAVLINKDMEHKDAFFVYQNYLFDNWANPDSTTFVNGFAKGYDYDIAEDGTVLKEQDTDKIPGGWVDAIRYTLTYDGAIIPNLMMNTLAKLAGGAEPANQYEKNLSERIPEQILAAKIIVDQKDSVMPEMFTGTPTETQLARGDMLEKLEKEILNKIIYDKAPVDEFDTFVEKWKTTGGDKVTTEVNEWYQSLQK, from the coding sequence ATGATAAAGAAAATGAAATTCTCTGCGGCGGCAGTGTTATCCACAGTCATGCTGGGCAGCTTGCTGGCCGGATGCGGCGGAAATGCTGACAACAAGAAGGCAGAAGGGGACAACAAGCCGGCAGCAAGCGAAGACGCTATGTATTCGGCTCCCTTTGAGAATGGCAAATATACAGAACCGGTAACCATTTCAACGGTATTTCCCATCGCAAGCAGCCTGAAATTCAAGAATGGCGAAAATATTGAAAATAACGTGCACACCAAATGGGCCAAGGATACGCTGGGCATTGACATCAAGTATCTCTGGACCGTAAGTGACCAGAACAACGCCTATGAAACCAAGCTGCGCCTGATGCTGACCTCAGGTGAGAAAATGCCGGACATCATCTCTTTCCGTGGCAGTCCTTCCCTGATCTCCGATCTGATTGACAGCGGCCAGTTCACCGATGCGGGCGAATTGTTCGACAAATATGCTTCCGATATCTACAAAAAAGCGATGGCCGAAGAGCCAACCGTATGGAATCCCTACATGAGAGACGGCAAGCGTATGGGTATCCCGATTCTGGAAAACGCTTATAATAATGATCCGGTTATGTATATCCGTGAGGATTGGCTGAAGAAGCTGAACCTTAAGGCTCCGACGAATCTGGCTGAGCTGGAAACTGTGCTGGATGCGTTCACGAACCAGGACCCTGACGGCAACGGCAAGAAGGATACAACGGGACTGGCTGTAGGCTTCAAAAACAACCTGAACACATGGATGTCGGAAGCCGGATGGGTCTTCGGGATGTTCGGCGCTATGCCTAACCAGTGGAACAAGACAGCGGACAACCAACTCGCTTACGGTTCTGTTCAGCCGGAGATGAAGGAAGGTCTGGCAACGATGCAGAAATGGATGAAGGCAGGCTATATCTCCTCCGAATCCGGTCTGTATGATGAGAACAAAGCAACAGAAGCTTTTACAGCAGGCAAATCCGGTATCATTGTCGGCCCTTACTGGATGACAGGCTGGCCGCTGCCGGATCTGCAGAAGAACGTTCCAGGTGCAGTGCATAAGGCTTATCCGCTTCCGGCAGGCCCGGATGGCAAGGTTGGCAGACACGGCACGAAGATCGCCTCCGGTGCTGTATTGATCAACAAGGATATGGAGCATAAAGACGCATTCTTCGTCTACCAGAACTATCTGTTTGATAACTGGGCCAACCCGGACAGCACAACCTTCGTGAACGGCTTCGCCAAAGGCTACGATTATGATATCGCTGAAGACGGAACCGTCCTGAAAGAGCAGGATACGGATAAGATTCCAGGCGGCTGGGTGGATGCGATCCGTTATACTCTGACTTACGATGGAGCCATTATTCCTAACCTGATGATGAATACACTGGCCAAGCTGGCCGGCGGTGCTGAGCCTGCTAACCAGTATGAGAAGAATCTGTCCGAGCGTATTCCTGAGCAGATCTTAGCAGCTAAGATCATCGTCGACCAGAAGGACAGTGTAATGCCTGAGATGTTCACAGGTACACCTACTGAAACTCAGCTCGCCCGTGGAGATATGCTGGAGAAGCTGGAGAAGGAAATTCTGAACAAAATTATTTATGACAAAGCGCCGGTAGACGAATTCGATACCTTTGTAGAGAAATGGAAAACTACAGGCGGCGACAAAGTGACCACAGAGGTCAATGAATGGTATCAATCTCTGCAGAAATAA
- a CDS encoding carbohydrate ABC transporter permease: MYHKTKPYRIFTVFNYILMIAVSIMCVVPLIHVLAVSFSGKSAANANLVGLWPVDFTVDAYTKTVANENFIRSIWVTLQRTVLGTLFSMGIVILAAYALSKENARFRRRNMYIWLLVFTMLFSGGLVPMYILIQKLHLMNSLWVLILPGAVSVWNIILLLNFFRAVPKEMEEAAFIDGAGHFRTLFSVYLPVSMPAIATLSLFTIVGHWNSWFDGLLYMTDHRNYPLATFLQSVIVQQDFSKVTVRPEDLENISQRTVKAAQIFIGMAPILIVYPFLQRFFVKGIVLGAVKE, encoded by the coding sequence ATGTATCATAAAACAAAACCTTACCGCATCTTCACCGTGTTCAACTATATCCTGATGATCGCAGTTTCGATCATGTGTGTTGTCCCGCTGATTCACGTGCTTGCTGTATCGTTCAGCGGGAAATCGGCAGCCAATGCCAATCTGGTGGGTCTGTGGCCGGTAGATTTCACAGTGGACGCATATACCAAGACCGTCGCCAACGAGAATTTCATCCGGTCCATCTGGGTGACGCTGCAGCGCACGGTGCTGGGCACTCTGTTTAGCATGGGAATAGTCATTCTGGCCGCCTATGCGCTGTCCAAAGAGAACGCCCGGTTCAGACGCCGGAACATGTATATCTGGCTGCTGGTCTTCACCATGCTGTTCAGCGGCGGTCTGGTGCCGATGTACATTCTGATCCAGAAGCTGCACCTGATGAACTCCTTATGGGTACTGATTCTGCCGGGTGCCGTCTCGGTATGGAATATCATTCTGCTGCTTAACTTCTTCCGGGCCGTGCCCAAAGAAATGGAAGAAGCCGCCTTCATCGACGGCGCAGGTCATTTCAGAACACTGTTCAGCGTGTATCTCCCGGTATCCATGCCGGCCATTGCGACACTGTCACTGTTCACGATTGTCGGTCACTGGAACTCCTGGTTCGACGGACTGCTGTATATGACGGATCACCGCAACTATCCGCTGGCGACCTTCCTGCAGTCGGTCATTGTCCAGCAGGACTTCAGTAAGGTGACCGTACGGCCGGAGGATCTGGAGAATATCTCGCAAAGAACGGTCAAAGCCGCTCAGATCTTCATCGGGATGGCACCGATCCTCATCGTGTATCCATTCCTGCAGCGTTTCTTCGTGAAGGGAATTGTCCTCGGGGCGGTTAAGGAATAG
- a CDS encoding sensor histidine kinase, protein MKYRLSIFQWLSFVLMLMLLIIVGAFWLIYRLNVKDIQNELRKNKMYEVEFMTSQLSTQFEQVLTNTITLSQDQSVRGYPYILKFGDQYSKYEMKLTIIDKLALNTASTSWKNTVILYYEDEKETVSSDSSFSFSTFSPPEQARNRWVLHTDKEGKGYYSNIMRSHISSLLIEVRISLDNLVKMMDQYVSGMPLLYDASERAFIQPGAAFPQELLQSISPGISGNRGTISATVNRTEYQINYMKSDMLDLYFIDAYPKRQYIEPINRNNRLFLYAVLVVLVGIMFYTLLLRKQVQKPVIMLRKAIDRFDRGDFSSRAVDLQVNEFKVLGNSFNRMAENTQILIEQVLLGEIEVKEAKLKQYQAQINPHFLYNCLNFIQSKASIEDYQAVTAMTLHLASYCRYIHKIEQLESSLQDELEFVEHYLHIVHLRKKEITFEFGVTAEAGRYRLPRMILQPLVENCIKHGIEPNLRPGIISITAEEVDSYLLITVKDNGIGMTEERLGAVRRHIEDNIISNEQLGTGLRNVNQRLRLYFGKDSGLSVDSVLSEGTCYRIRIEKEGEAHSANSAGR, encoded by the coding sequence GTGAAATATCGTCTGTCTATCTTTCAGTGGCTGTCGTTTGTCCTGATGCTGATGCTGCTGATCATTGTAGGTGCGTTTTGGCTCATCTACCGGCTGAACGTGAAGGACATTCAGAATGAGCTGAGAAAAAACAAAATGTACGAGGTTGAATTCATGACCTCCCAGCTATCCACGCAATTTGAACAGGTGCTGACAAATACCATTACTTTGTCACAGGACCAGTCTGTGCGTGGATATCCTTATATTCTGAAGTTCGGGGATCAATATTCCAAATATGAGATGAAGCTGACCATCATCGATAAGCTGGCCCTGAACACGGCCTCTACCTCCTGGAAGAATACAGTGATTCTGTATTATGAGGATGAGAAAGAGACGGTATCCTCAGATTCCTCCTTCTCCTTCAGCACCTTCAGTCCCCCGGAGCAGGCGCGGAACCGCTGGGTGCTGCACACGGATAAGGAAGGCAAGGGATATTACTCCAACATCATGCGCAGTCATATCAGCTCGCTGTTAATTGAAGTCAGGATTTCTCTGGATAATCTGGTGAAAATGATGGATCAGTATGTCTCCGGTATGCCGCTGTTATACGATGCCTCTGAGCGGGCCTTTATCCAGCCGGGGGCGGCGTTTCCGCAGGAGCTGTTACAGTCGATCAGCCCTGGGATCAGCGGGAACCGGGGCACAATCTCCGCTACAGTGAACCGTACAGAGTATCAGATTAACTATATGAAGTCGGACATGCTGGATTTGTATTTCATTGATGCCTATCCCAAGCGCCAGTATATCGAACCGATTAACCGCAATAACCGGCTGTTCCTGTATGCGGTGCTGGTAGTGCTGGTTGGCATTATGTTCTACACACTGCTGCTCCGCAAGCAGGTCCAGAAGCCTGTGATCATGCTACGGAAGGCGATTGACCGGTTCGACCGGGGCGACTTTTCCAGCCGTGCCGTCGATCTGCAGGTCAATGAGTTCAAGGTGCTTGGCAATTCTTTTAACCGGATGGCCGAGAATACCCAGATTCTGATTGAACAGGTCTTGCTGGGCGAGATTGAAGTCAAGGAAGCGAAGCTGAAGCAGTATCAGGCGCAGATTAATCCGCATTTTCTGTATAACTGCCTGAATTTCATCCAGAGCAAAGCCAGCATTGAAGACTATCAGGCGGTGACCGCGATGACGCTTCATCTGGCCTCGTACTGCCGGTATATTCACAAGATCGAACAGCTGGAGTCTTCCCTTCAGGATGAGCTGGAATTTGTAGAGCATTATCTTCATATAGTACATCTGCGCAAAAAAGAAATCACCTTCGAGTTCGGTGTCACGGCAGAGGCGGGCAGATACCGGTTGCCAAGGATGATTCTGCAGCCGCTCGTTGAGAATTGTATTAAGCATGGAATTGAACCGAACTTAAGGCCCGGAATTATCTCGATCACAGCGGAAGAAGTGGATTCGTATCTTCTGATTACCGTGAAGGATAACGGAATCGGCATGACGGAGGAACGGCTCGGCGCGGTCCGCCGCCATATCGAGGATAATATTATCAGCAATGAACAGCTCGGAACGGGGCTAAGGAATGTGAATCAGCGGCTGCGCTTGTATTTTGGCAAAGACTCCGGGTTATCCGTAGACTCCGTGCTGTCCGAAGGCACCTGTTACCGGATTCGGATTGAAAAGGAGGGAGAAGCTCATTCTGCAAATTCTGCTGGTAGATGA
- a CDS encoding ABC transporter permease subunit, which produces MVLPALILTLIFAYIPMTGLAIAFKNYKPGLGFNASKWVGLEHFEYLFSIPENVQIIWNTLIIAGLKMIANLIVPFLFALLLNEIRKMAFKKMVQTIVYMPHFLSWVILGGILSDLLARDGGLINQVLVSVFGIQPIFFLGDGNWFRFVVVVSDVWKEFGFNTIVFLASLAGINPALYEAAEVDGAGRWQQTWSITMPAMLPITIVVGTLALGNVLNGGFDQIFNLYNALVFDKGDIIDTFVYRLGIVDGKFSFSTAVGLFKSVVSFVLIVTAYRLSYKFANYRIF; this is translated from the coding sequence ATGGTTCTGCCGGCATTGATCCTTACCTTGATCTTCGCCTACATTCCAATGACAGGCCTTGCGATTGCCTTCAAGAATTACAAGCCGGGCTTAGGGTTCAATGCCTCCAAGTGGGTGGGGCTGGAGCATTTTGAATATCTGTTCAGTATTCCCGAGAACGTTCAGATCATCTGGAACACACTGATTATTGCCGGTCTGAAAATGATCGCTAACCTGATCGTTCCCTTCTTATTCGCACTGCTGCTGAATGAGATCCGCAAGATGGCATTCAAAAAAATGGTACAAACCATTGTCTATATGCCCCACTTCCTGTCATGGGTGATCCTGGGCGGTATCCTCTCCGACCTGCTGGCCAGAGACGGCGGCCTGATCAACCAGGTGCTGGTCAGTGTATTCGGCATCCAGCCGATCTTCTTCCTGGGTGACGGGAACTGGTTCCGGTTTGTCGTTGTAGTGAGTGATGTCTGGAAAGAGTTCGGCTTCAACACCATCGTCTTCCTGGCCTCCCTGGCGGGAATTAACCCGGCACTTTATGAAGCTGCTGAGGTAGACGGAGCAGGACGCTGGCAGCAAACATGGTCTATTACGATGCCGGCCATGTTGCCGATTACCATTGTGGTAGGAACACTGGCGCTTGGTAACGTGCTTAACGGAGGCTTTGATCAGATCTTCAACCTGTATAACGCGCTTGTCTTCGATAAAGGGGACATCATCGATACATTTGTCTACAGACTAGGAATTGTTGACGGTAAGTTCAGCTTCTCCACAGCGGTCGGATTGTTCAAATCCGTTGTCAGCTTTGTCTTGATCGTAACAGCTTACCGCCTTTCGTATAAATTTGCTAACTACCGTATTTTCTAG